The sequence CGTTCTGTTGGCtgagagacaaccaaacactttcaagaacgaaaggtttactcctttgccgctccaaacctcctctggtattctgcaatcaagtggtactgaaggtcctctgttgatcagatacgctgcagtgttaactgcatcagcccaaaatgatttcggcagtccagcgtgcaatctcatgctcctggcTCGCTCATTCAGGGTCATGTTCATCCTCTCAGCtacaccattttgttgaggtgtaccaggaatggttttctccatcttgatcccgttctgtgcacaatacttcttgaactcaaaatcttcatattTTCCTCCGTTATCAGACCGTAAACACTTCACCTTCAAGTTGGTCTCATTCTCCACCATGACTTTCCACCTCTTAAAGGTCTTgtaaacatcagatttatttttcagaaaataaacCCAAACCTTCCTGCTCGAATCATCGATAAATGTGACATAATATCGTGAGCCTCCAAGGGATGTCACAGAAGATGACCCCCACACGTCAGTATGAACCAGCTCCAACTTTGCTGCTTTCGGTTCTCTACCGCCTTTCGAAAAGCTCACCCTTTTCTGTTTTCCAAAAACACAACTTTCACACAGTTTGTGTTCGACAGTTTTTAACTCCGGTAGCTTCCCTTTTGACATCAGCATCTTCATTCTcttctcactcatatgtccaagtctacagTGTCATAGACTTGAGTTAGCTCCAGCATCAACAGCTGCTAACATATCTCTGCAACTAGAAGTCATGTACAGGGTTCCAGTTTTTGTTCCTCGAGCAATAATCATGGCTCCTTTGCTCactttccaagagccatcaccaaaggtcactttatggccttagtcatcgagctgtcccactgagatgagattccgggtcaactttggtacatgcctcactttgttgagcttccagatggatccgtttgacattttcaaactgaTATCACCAATACCAGCTATTTCCAACGGTTTTCCATCAGCCAGTAAAACTTTTCCGTAATTACCAGCAGTGTAATTACTAAATACCTCACGATCACCGGTGGTATGAAATGAAGCTCCCGAATCCATAACCCATGAATCAACCgggctttccatggatagtactaagacatcatgtacatcctcagtaacaacatttgcattattcttgggtgctctgcagtcctttttcatgtggccagtttcaccacagctccagcacttcaatttcttttcaaaggtatttttgtcttttccagttcttgatttggatctgccaTGCCATCGGTTAGATCTCTTTTCTACACTCCTGCCTCTGCCCCTGTTCTCGAGATTTAGGGCAGATGATGATGTCCCTTCACCCGAATCCATCCtgcgaacttcttcaccaaggattcaatctctgacatcattgaattgtaacttttcctttccagcagaattgctaaccgctgcccgcatcggctcccaaGCATTTGGCAAagacgccaaaagaataagtgctcgaatttcatcatcaaatttaatttcaaccgatgttagctgggaaacaatcgtgttgaattcattgatgtgtgcTGCCATcgaagcaccttcctccatcttcaagttgaataattttttcatgaggaacactttattatttgctgatggcttctcgtacatgtccaacaaaatggacatcatctccttcgTGGTATTTGCCTCCGCCACGTTGTGTgccacgttctttgttagggtcaatcgtattacccCTAACACTTGTCGGTCAAGAAGCTCCCACTCATCGTCCTCCATATTTTCTGGCTTCACCccggatagaggttgatgtagcttcttgctatacagataatctttaatctgtaagcgccagaacgtgaaatctgtaccatcgaacttattgattcccggtcccgatccgtcatttccggccatcgcttcacctgccttaataaaatttcaaaaaatcttttctgatgtggaagatcagacaaagctgcaaccacagagcatactcagaattttaagaaatttttcaccaaggctcccGAACACCGTAACAActctgataccagttgttatggattaAGCCGGAacgatcatgacgataataattgcggaataaaaacaatcaacaaggacaccaagatttacgtggttcacccaatataggctacgtccacggagctgctgaaatatttataaccggagaaatattacaagtgtatacaaaatactatatctcaccacacccaaaccccgagtattaccgagaaataattctctaactcacaagagatctccaaaaaaaaaacactctctttttttttttctctctctttattttcttctctctttgttaatacaaaagaagagaagaatgagATACTTTAATCTGCCGAATGAggagcctatttataggcaaatttgGCTAATGAAATGAGGATGAAAAATAGCCACGTTGAGCTCTTGCAATTTCCACAAAAGCAGCCTAGTCAAAGAAAGTTTGCCGCATGTATTCTTTGACTTCACCTAACAAAAAGTTGTCTGCATTGATGGTACATTCTTGAAAGGAAAGTATGACGGTGTGCTACTTGTAGCAACCGCACAGGACGGAAATCACCACCAATTTCTCATTGCATGGGGTGTTGTCGACAAGGAAAGCTCTGAGTCATGGTCTTGGTTTCTAAGCAGATTGAAAATCATAGTAGTGGACGACGACGAATTGGTGATAATATCAGATAGACACCAGGGCATCATAAATGCAGTTGCATCTTTATACAATCGTGCACATCATGTGTTTTGTATGTGGCACATGTCACAAAACATCAAAGGCAAGAGCAACAAAAAAAAGGGAGCTGCCGAGCTATTCATTCGGGTGGCAAAAGCATAAAAGAAAAGTGATTTTGATTCCTTGTATACAGAATTGAGAGAGAGATTTCCAGAGGTTGCTAAATATTTGGAGGATAACACTTCTCCCGAAAGGTGGTCTAGAGCGAAACAAACCGGGAACCGTTACTCCATCATGACCACGAATGGAGTGGAATCAATAAATGGTAGGTTGCGTGAGGAGAGGGAGCTTCCAATAATTGCATTATTGGAAGCACTACAAAGAATCACATCAACCTGGAGAAGTAAATATCGTCAAGAAGCGGTTGCATCAACTACACATCTCACACCAGCGATAGAGTCGATCGTTCGTGAGAATTTCATCGTTTCTAGAAAATATGAAGTAATTGAAGCAACTGAGGGGAAGTATTGCGTGTATGGTAGCACAAGCAACGAGTTATTTGATTTACAGAGTAAATCTTGCACATGCCGTAAATTCGACATTGACAGGATTCCATGTTCACATGCCATTGTTGCTGCCTACAAAGCAAATATTTCTGTTTATGAATTTTGTACAGATTATTACACCACACGTTATTGGTTAGAAGCATATACGGACCCTGTCTATCCAGTACCAGGTGAATGGACAGTGCAGGAGGAAATATTGGTGCTGCCGCCTCTAGTCATTCCCCAACGTGGACGGAAAAAAGTAAAAAGAATACCTTCAGTCGGGGAGTATGGCAGAAGACGTTGATTTTTAGTTGTCACTCATTCAGCATGCAACGACCGATTAATGTATGATGTCGACTGTTAATATTACCAACTCGACCGGTTTGTGTAGAGTTTTATTTCTCTTTTCAATCGATCGTTATTCGTTACTAACGAAGCCTAATTCATACAGGAGAGTCGgttgatataaaaaaaatatagaatgGTACAagtttgttaataaaaaatattgctagctaaaattccacataaacataaatgaaaattattacggaaatatgttttgttgttttcaaaCGTTAGGGTTTTtcgtatttattattatttgcattttattagtatttAACTTTTGTAGTTTGTGCGCGAAATACGTGTCGACCGTTAATGTATGGTGTCGATTGTTAATATAAACAACTCGACTGCTTTGAGTGCAGAGTTTTAACGAAGCCTAATTCATTCAGGAGAGTCGGTtggtaataaaaaaatataaaatgatacaagtttgttaataaaaattattgctAGCTAAAATTCCACAAACATAATTATTACGGAAATCTGTTTTTGTTGTTTTCAAATGTTAGGGTTTtttgtatttattattatttgcattTTATTCGTATTTAACTTTTGTAGTGTGTGCGCGAAATACGTGTCGACCGATTAATGTATGGTGTCGACTGTTAATATAAACAACTCGATCGCTTTGAGTGTAGAGTTTTAACGAAGCCTAATTCATCCAGGAGAGTCGGTtggtaataaaaaaatataaaatggtacaagtttgttaataaaaattattgctAGCTAAAATTCCACAAAcataaatgaaaattattacggaaatctgttttgttgttttcaaaCGTTAGGGTTTTtcgtatttattattatttgcattTTATTCGTATTTAACTTTTGTAGTGTGTGCGCGAAATACGTGTCGACCGATTAATATATGGTGTCGACTGTTAATATAAACAACTCGACCGCTTTGAGTGTAGAGTTTTAACGAAGCCTAATTCATCCAGGAGAGTCGAttggtataaaaaaaaatttaaaatggtacaagtttgttaataaaaaatatttctagctaaaattccacataaacataaatgaaaattattacggaaatctgttttgttgttttcaaacgttagggtttagggtttaggtgtAAAAAAACTGATTGCCTAAATAAAAGATATTACCAAGGAGCAGCAACAATTCTTCTTAACTCGAATTCCAGTACTTCTTCTTCACCACCTATCTCGGCCTTCAAACGGTTTATTCGACGATAAAAAATAAACCATTGATGCCTAAGTCTTCGAAAGCCTTACATTGATTCATGAAATCATGAAATCATGCAGGATGAGATAAGCGATTTGGAATAAAAACCTAACGCTGCTGCCATCTTGAAGTGAACATGGCGGTAGCAGGCAGCGTTAGGACTCCTCTTGTATTATTAGGTAATACAGAGGATACGTAGGACTGCAATTAGGACTCCACTCATATTATTGTAGTTGGATGGAACTTGTAACCCAGGTTGGGTATCATCGGCAGAAATCCATACGGGGTGTGGAATGTCTAACATAATaagttgatcaacaacaatcatagtgataaaatattaattattgtaATTTTGTATTCGAGAGAGGAGAAGCGTAGAAGAGTAGGTAGAAGACGAAGAAGGAGATGAAgagatggaaatttttttaataatggtgaatatgaatatgaaaaattaaacgccttttatctttatttatagaAGAAGAAGATTGGGGGGTGAGTGAATAATCATAATTCATACTGTTGAGCACTTTAGTTTTTGTTCCAAAATTGTCCCTacacattaaaattataaataattaattttgaaatagTCTACATATGTTATTATCATATatttctcaaataataataataataataataataataataataataataataatataataataataataaaattattattattattatattattattattattattattattttatatacatgCGTTATGCTTGTAATAAATGATAATTATAGCCCCTTATAATCGCCGAATGCATTGAATTATTCCCACATATCGGGTCACGGGTGAGAATGAATCAAATTCTTTTTTCTTGGAATGTGTATCCGAAGAAGACAGATAGATTCCGATTCCCGTGAAATTAGTCTTGAGAGTAGCATGGTCGAACAGTCAAGTCTTTTGGGGTCCCAAtcccatatatttttttttt comes from Henckelia pumila isolate YLH828 chromosome 4, ASM3356847v2, whole genome shotgun sequence and encodes:
- the LOC140861821 gene encoding uncharacterized protein, translated to MRMKNSHVELLQFPQKQPSQRKFAASTAQDGNHHQFLIAWGVVDKESSESWSWFLSRLKIIVVDDDELVIISDRHQGIINAVASLYNRAHHVFCMWHMSQNIKELRERFPEVAKYLEDNTSPERWSRAKQTGNRYSIMTTNGVESINGRLREERELPIIALLEALQRITSTWRSKYRQEAVASTTHLTPAIESIVRENFIVSRKYEVIEATEGKYCVYGSTSNELFDLQSKSCTCRKFDIDRIPCSHAIVAAYKANISVYEFCTDYYTTRYWLEAYTDPVYPVPGEWTVQEEILVLPPLVIPQRGRKKVKRIPSVGEYGRRR